In one Mycobacterium heckeshornense genomic region, the following are encoded:
- a CDS encoding FAD-dependent oxidoreductase produces the protein MRGESTRGHAVVIGASIAGLSAARVLSDFYHRVTVFERDNLPSGPANRTAVPQGRHLHLLMARGAREFEDLFPGLLADMVAAGVPMLENRPDCIYFGAAGHVLGTGHTLRREFTAYVPSRPHLEWQIRRRVSGISNVEIQRRPVAQPRFDTAAQRVTGVLLDSAGEPEFVAADLVVDATGRGSRLPVWLRQWGFPPPREDVVDVGIGYSSHQFRMPEGVIREKVIVAGASRNQPLGLGMLAYEDGTWVLTTFGVAKVEPPQSFSEMLVLAEKLLPAHFTAALERAEPIGEVASHRFPTSRWRRYDKLDRFPAGIVPLGDAVASFDPTFGQGMTMTSLQAGHLRRALRSPTRKLAHQLNRATAKTTYPVWLMNAIGDLTFHHASGHAPWWYRPVGELFDQFLGAAETDPVLAEWFLRRFSLLDSLYMVPSPTLIARAIGHNMRLWLAERRQLWRERYRGSARSRSGSR, from the coding sequence ATGCGCGGCGAAAGCACACGCGGACACGCTGTCGTCATCGGGGCCAGTATCGCGGGGCTGTCGGCCGCGCGAGTGCTCTCGGATTTCTACCACCGGGTGACGGTGTTCGAACGCGACAATCTGCCATCCGGCCCGGCCAACCGCACCGCGGTCCCTCAGGGCCGGCACCTGCACCTGCTGATGGCCCGCGGCGCCCGGGAATTCGAGGACTTATTTCCCGGTCTGCTCGCGGACATGGTCGCCGCGGGCGTGCCCATGCTGGAGAACCGCCCGGATTGCATCTACTTCGGCGCAGCCGGCCACGTACTGGGGACCGGGCACACCCTGCGTAGGGAGTTCACCGCCTACGTGCCCAGCCGGCCGCATTTGGAGTGGCAGATCCGGCGCCGGGTCAGCGGCATCAGCAACGTCGAGATCCAGCGGCGCCCGGTCGCGCAGCCGCGTTTCGACACCGCCGCGCAGCGGGTGACCGGGGTGCTGCTGGATTCGGCGGGCGAACCCGAGTTCGTCGCCGCTGATCTGGTCGTCGACGCCACCGGCCGGGGCAGCCGACTACCCGTGTGGCTGCGGCAGTGGGGTTTCCCGCCGCCGCGCGAGGACGTCGTCGACGTCGGCATCGGCTACTCGTCGCACCAGTTCCGTATGCCGGAGGGCGTGATCCGGGAAAAGGTGATCGTCGCGGGCGCGTCTCGGAACCAGCCGCTGGGACTGGGCATGTTGGCCTACGAGGACGGCACTTGGGTTCTCACCACCTTCGGCGTCGCCAAAGTTGAACCACCGCAGAGCTTTTCTGAGATGTTGGTGCTCGCAGAGAAGCTGCTGCCGGCGCACTTTACCGCTGCACTTGAGCGGGCCGAGCCGATCGGGGAGGTGGCGTCGCATCGCTTCCCCACCAGCAGATGGCGCCGCTACGACAAGCTGGACCGTTTCCCGGCGGGGATCGTACCGCTGGGGGACGCGGTGGCCAGCTTCGATCCGACGTTCGGCCAGGGCATGACGATGACGTCGCTGCAGGCCGGTCATCTACGGCGGGCGTTGCGGTCCCCTACCCGCAAGCTGGCTCACCAACTCAACCGCGCCACCGCCAAGACGACCTACCCGGTGTGGCTGATGAACGCGATCGGTGATCTCACGTTCCACCACGCCAGCGGCCACGCCCCGTGGTGGTATCGCCCGGTGGGTGAGCTGTTCGACCAGTTCCTCGGCGCCGCGGAGACCGATCCTGTTCTCGCCGAATGGTTTTTGCGCCGGTTTTCGCTGCTGGACAGCCTCTACATGGTGCCGTCGCCGACGCTGATCGCTCGCGCCATCGGTCACAACATGCGGCTGTGGCTGGCCGAGCGCCGGCAGCTCTGGCGCGAGCGCTACCGGGGAAGCGCGCGATCCAGGTCAGGCTCGAGGTAA
- a CDS encoding cation diffusion facilitator family transporter, whose product MTSTSSVRAILAALAANVGIAAAKFVGFLVTGSSSMLAESVHSVADTSNQALLLLGQRAARKQADALHPFGYGRSRYFWSFVVALVLFTLGSVFALYDGYHKITHPAELSSPAVALVILSVAIVLEAFSFRTAMVESRPLKGNSSWWRFIRTSRNPELPVVLLEDTGALIGLVFALAGVGLTATTGDPVWDGIGTLGIGVLLGLIAIVLMVEMHSLLIGEGATSAQTQAIRAALESTEHVERLIHLRTQYLGPEEMLVAAKIAVAPQVQLATIAATIDAAEANVRAAVPAARVIYLEPDLDRALPR is encoded by the coding sequence GTGACGTCAACCAGCAGCGTCCGCGCGATCCTGGCAGCCTTGGCCGCCAACGTGGGCATCGCCGCGGCGAAGTTCGTCGGCTTCCTGGTCACGGGCAGTTCGTCGATGCTGGCCGAGTCGGTGCACTCGGTGGCCGATACCTCGAACCAGGCTCTCCTGCTGCTCGGCCAGCGCGCAGCCCGCAAACAGGCCGACGCATTGCACCCGTTCGGCTACGGCCGCAGCCGCTACTTCTGGTCGTTTGTCGTGGCCCTCGTCCTGTTCACGCTCGGGTCGGTGTTTGCTCTCTACGACGGCTACCACAAGATCACCCATCCGGCAGAGCTCAGCTCGCCAGCGGTGGCTTTAGTCATCCTGTCGGTGGCAATCGTCTTGGAAGCCTTCAGCTTTCGTACGGCGATGGTCGAGTCTCGGCCGCTGAAAGGCAACAGCAGCTGGTGGCGGTTCATCCGTACTTCGCGCAACCCCGAGCTGCCCGTGGTGCTGCTGGAAGACACCGGCGCGCTCATCGGCTTGGTGTTCGCACTGGCCGGGGTCGGGCTCACCGCCACCACTGGTGACCCGGTGTGGGACGGCATCGGCACGCTGGGCATCGGCGTGCTGCTCGGCCTGATCGCGATCGTGCTGATGGTCGAGATGCACAGCCTGCTGATCGGCGAGGGCGCCACCAGTGCCCAGACTCAGGCCATCCGAGCGGCGCTGGAATCCACCGAGCATGTTGAGCGGTTAATCCACCTGCGCACCCAGTACCTTGGCCCGGAGGAGATGCTGGTGGCCGCCAAGATCGCGGTGGCCCCACAGGTCCAGCTGGCCACGATTGCCGCCACCATCGACGCCGCGGAGGCCAACGTGCGCGCCGCGGTGCCGGCCGCGCGGGTAATTTACCTCGAGCCTGACCTGGATCGCGCGCTTCCCCGGTAG